Proteins from a single region of Pseudomonadales bacterium:
- a CDS encoding MMPL family transporter, translated as FSEDDDLIVENLVEFAEQLSAEELEQKLDIALAEDTLRGNLISTNGSTTAIAVTVNLPELSLDENPQVANAMRELADQIQQRHPELKLALSGVIMLNNAFSEASINDLKSLVPAMYAVLIIMSIIVLRSFWSTVSVLLVILFSCLSAMGLAGSLGIPLSPVAVSAPTIIMTLAIADSIHIIVSMLASYAKNGDKHQAIIESLRVNLVPVTLTSVTTIIGFLTLNFSDAPPYWHLGNITAIGIIFAWLLSLSFLPAILSILPIKQPTPKAENRSYLVALADWIGRKHQSILIIGGLLSASLIYSSTHIELNDEFIKYFSPDIEFRRDADFTTENLSGLYTIEYSFSSGEADGINQPLYLENIERFANWLREQDEVKHVYSHSDIIKRLNRNMHNEDVSFFQVPDTVEAAAQFLLLYELSLPRGLDLQNRISIDKSETRMTAILKSISSVELQNLNDRAHQWQKQHWQVAEPSRATGTAVMFSYISKRNVESMMVGNVIAVLSIGLIMLLLLRSLPLALISILANGLPVILMFGIWALIVGKVGMVASAIAASTLGIVVDDTVHFLSKYLRARREKSATRFEAIEETLSTVGVAIISTTIILVSGFFILAFSDFQLNQQTGLLSSITIAIALFFDLFMLPAILLIGAKSKHRNGEN; from the coding sequence CTTTAGCGAAGACGATGACCTCATCGTAGAAAACCTGGTTGAATTTGCCGAGCAGCTCAGCGCTGAGGAACTTGAGCAAAAGCTGGATATTGCGCTTGCTGAAGACACACTGCGGGGCAACTTAATTTCGACGAATGGCAGCACGACCGCAATTGCGGTGACAGTCAACCTTCCAGAACTCAGCTTGGATGAAAACCCGCAAGTTGCCAATGCGATGCGAGAGCTGGCGGATCAAATTCAACAGCGACACCCTGAACTTAAGCTAGCGCTATCAGGTGTAATCATGCTCAATAATGCTTTCTCTGAAGCCAGTATCAACGATCTCAAAAGCTTAGTTCCCGCAATGTATGCGGTACTCATCATTATGAGCATTATCGTACTGCGTAGCTTCTGGTCTACAGTAAGCGTGCTTTTGGTTATTTTATTTTCCTGCCTTTCAGCCATGGGGCTGGCTGGCAGCTTAGGTATACCGCTAAGCCCAGTTGCAGTTTCAGCCCCCACTATCATCATGACTCTGGCGATTGCGGACAGTATTCATATCATAGTTAGCATGCTAGCCAGTTATGCGAAAAATGGCGATAAACATCAGGCCATTATTGAAAGCTTACGCGTGAACTTAGTACCTGTTACGCTAACCAGCGTCACCACTATCATTGGTTTTCTTACCCTGAATTTCTCCGACGCACCACCGTATTGGCATCTTGGCAACATCACCGCGATCGGCATTATCTTTGCGTGGTTATTATCGCTGAGCTTCTTACCGGCCATTTTAAGCATTTTACCGATCAAGCAACCTACACCAAAAGCTGAAAATAGATCTTATCTTGTTGCTTTAGCGGATTGGATTGGTCGTAAACACCAATCGATTTTAATCATTGGCGGCTTGCTTAGCGCAAGCTTAATTTACAGCTCAACACATATCGAACTTAACGACGAATTTATTAAATACTTTAGCCCAGACATTGAATTCAGGCGTGATGCAGATTTCACCACTGAAAATCTAAGTGGCCTTTACACTATTGAATACAGCTTTAGCAGTGGCGAAGCTGACGGCATTAATCAACCGCTGTATCTAGAAAACATTGAACGCTTTGCGAATTGGCTGAGAGAACAAGATGAGGTAAAGCATGTTTATAGCCATAGCGATATTATTAAGCGCTTAAATCGTAATATGCATAATGAGGATGTTAGTTTTTTTCAGGTTCCAGATACCGTTGAAGCAGCTGCGCAATTTTTATTATTGTATGAACTGTCGTTACCACGAGGCTTAGACCTACAAAATCGAATCAGCATTGATAAATCTGAAACTCGTATGACTGCGATCTTAAAATCCATCTCATCAGTTGAATTACAAAATCTCAATGATCGCGCTCACCAGTGGCAAAAACAACATTGGCAGGTAGCTGAACCAAGTAGAGCGACTGGCACAGCAGTTATGTTTTCTTACATCTCTAAACGTAATGTTGAATCTATGATGGTCGGCAATGTGATCGCCGTATTGTCTATCGGACTGATTATGCTGCTATTGCTTCGCTCGTTGCCATTAGCGCTGATTAGCATATTGGCTAATGGTTTGCCGGTTATTTTAATGTTTGGCATTTGGGCCCTGATTGTCGGCAAAGTAGGCATGGTAGCATCTGCCATTGCCGCCAGCACGCTGGGTATTGTAGTTGACGATACCGTCCATTTTTTATCAAAGTATCTGCGTGCTAGACGGGAAAAGTCAGCAACACGCTTTGAGGCTATCGAAGAAACGCTATCGACCGTAGGTGTGGCGATTATTTCAACCACTATCATTTTGGTTTCAGGCTTTTTTATTCTAGCCTTTTCCGATTTTCAGCTGAATCAACAAACAGGTTTATTAAGCTCAATTACGATTGCGATTGCGCTGTTTTTTGATTTGTTTATGCTGCCAGCAATTTTACTGATAGGTGCAAAAAGCAAGCATCGCAATGGCGAAAATTAA